The Candidatus Thermoplasmatota archaeon sequence TCTGCTCTGCGAGTTCGAGGAAGTGGAAGTGGGATTCACGCTGACTACGCTTAACGAGAAATGGAGAAGAGCGTTCGAACCCGGAGCCTCGCCATCCAAGGACAGGCTGGTGGCGATGAGGGACCTCTCTTCACGGGGGATAAGGACCTGGGCCTTCATCGGACCCATACTTCCTCGGGTGACGGAGAGGGACATAGAGGGGCTCCTCGATGGCATAACGGATGCGGGCGCATCCGAGGTACTGGTCGACAAGCTGAACATGAAGAGAGACACCTGGGCGAAGCTCAGACCTGTCCTTGAGGAGCACGGGATGGAGGGGGAGTGGCGGAACCTCGTCCGCGACAAGGCGTATTTCGACAACGTCGTGGACCGGATATTCGGCTCCTGCGAAACGAAAGGGATTAATTGCCTGAGTGCCTTCTGATGCGCGTGGAAATCAAGACCGTACACATCTTGTTAGTGATCGCGGCCGTCATTGTTGCCGCCGGAGCGTGGGTATGGGCGTTCTACGAGCTGCCCGAGCCGGAAGTGTGTGAGGGCTCGACATCAGGAACCTACTTGGGTTCCTTCTACGTCAACGAGGCAGGCAGCCCGAAAGGAGACTCCAACTACACCGCAACATACATTGCGAACTTGACGACAATGAACGGTGTTGGTGCCCTCTTCCTCGTGTATGTCTCAGGCGATGGCGACCAGCTCGCGAAGCTCATGTTCAACGTGAGCGGTTGCTGCGCCGCCGAAGAAGATGCTATCAAACTCACACTCGAGGGGAACGATATCACCTTGGATTGGATCGCGGAGGACCTTGTGTGGGAAGGGAACTACAGCAATCACTTCATTGCCTCCTGGGGGCCAGAGGCCGATCCGGAGGAGGATCGCGGCTCGATTCTCGCCCACTACTTCCCGGGATTGGCTGAGGACTACTACGTGGAGCTCAGGCTCGAACCCCCGTAACGGATGGGGATCGATGGTCGAGAGGTTGAGGTTCAGACCCAAGGCAAGGGGCATCCTTTGCGTCCGCCCGCTCTGGAACGCGCTGCCGATCCATCGCGTGTTCTATACTCCCTCGAGCGAGCGCGATGTCTTCGTCGATCGAATGGATGACATCCGGGCGTTGATGACGGTGGGGCGGCTTTCGCCCCGCATCGTGTCCATGGCGGGTACAAACGAGAAGGCTCTCCGAACTCTGCTCGACGACCTCGAGGGGCGGGAAGGAGTACAGGTTTCATGCCCTCGACG is a genomic window containing:
- a CDS encoding radical SAM protein; protein product: MKIREVKCKSALSRSRLPGLVYALNPYRGCSHGCKYCYASAVLRETRPWGEFVDVKRNAPTMLAKELRTREKGIVGIGTVTDAYQPLEERFEITRMCLEQLLRHGFPVSIQTKSSLILRDTDLLCEFEEVEVGFTLTTLNEKWRRAFEPGASPSKDRLVAMRDLSSRGIRTWAFIGPILPRVTERDIEGLLDGITDAGASEVLVDKLNMKRDTWAKLRPVLEEHGMEGEWRNLVRDKAYFDNVVDRIFGSCETKGINCLSAF